From one Tsukamurella tyrosinosolvens genomic stretch:
- a CDS encoding 3'(2'),5'-bisphosphate nucleotidase CysQ codes for MTFFGRSDGGALSDIELAAEIADGAGRILQSIRHGSLLDDGVLGDTGDRLAQAWIARVLRRHRPHDAVLSEEAPDSTHRLTEDRVWVIDPLDGTRDYAAHRPDYAVHVALTQGGQPVHSAVSLPAMGRVFRSDTVTAPTGALTGNLALSRSRATPGMFRVADQLGLTPVSLGSAGVKAMAVVTGQVDVYLHAGGQYEWDSCAPVGVARAAGLHCSRLDGSELTYNNPDPYLPDLVVCRPELAEKVLAALN; via the coding sequence ATGACCTTCTTCGGCCGTTCCGACGGTGGCGCCCTGTCCGACATCGAGCTCGCGGCCGAGATCGCCGACGGTGCCGGGCGGATCCTGCAGTCGATCCGGCACGGTTCCCTGCTCGACGACGGGGTGCTGGGCGACACCGGCGACCGGCTCGCGCAGGCCTGGATCGCGCGCGTCCTGCGCCGGCACCGGCCGCACGACGCGGTGCTGTCCGAGGAGGCGCCGGACTCCACGCACCGGCTCACCGAGGACCGGGTGTGGGTCATCGACCCCCTCGACGGCACCCGCGACTACGCGGCGCACCGCCCCGACTACGCCGTGCACGTCGCCCTGACGCAGGGCGGGCAGCCGGTGCACAGCGCGGTCTCGCTGCCCGCGATGGGCCGGGTGTTCCGCTCCGACACCGTGACCGCCCCGACGGGCGCGCTGACGGGCAACCTCGCCCTGTCGCGCAGCCGCGCGACGCCCGGCATGTTCCGCGTCGCCGACCAGTTGGGGCTCACGCCCGTCTCGCTCGGCTCCGCGGGGGTGAAGGCGATGGCCGTCGTCACCGGGCAGGTCGACGTCTACCTGCACGCGGGCGGGCAGTACGAGTGGGACTCCTGCGCGCCCGTCGGGGTCGCGCGGGCCGCGGGCCTGCACTGCTCGCGCCTCGACGGCAGTGAGCTCACCTACAACAACCCCGACCCCTACCTCCCCGACCTCGTCGTCTGCCGGCCCGAGCTGGCGGAGAAGGTCCTCGCCGCGCTGAACTGA
- a CDS encoding NAD(P)-binding domain-containing protein, with protein sequence MKDVVVVGAGQAGLSAAYFLPRFGIENSIVLDHNAGPGGAWRQRWPSLTLRSANHVHDLPGWGLQDALGTECDDIPAATGVAQYFGEYEKRFGIDVHRPAHVASVSRCDGGYLVAGHGADGPFEYRAAAVINCTGTWDRPFWPTVAGAPSFRGTQLHAHDYRTAEPFAGKRVAVVGAGITAVQLLLEIAEVAETAWFTRREVQWDTTPFDPDKGRRAVARVEERVRAGLPPGSVVSVTGLPMTDAMRRGIEAGVLVRRPMFASLSPDGPLLADGTLVPADVILWCTGFRYSMDHLAPLNLRSPGGGIVMTGRLATEVAGEPRLHLLGYGPSASTIGANRAGREAARAIAEAVGVDASGAEGRPARE encoded by the coding sequence GTGAAGGATGTCGTCGTGGTCGGTGCTGGCCAGGCCGGTCTCTCGGCCGCTTACTTCCTCCCTCGGTTCGGTATCGAGAATTCGATTGTTCTCGATCACAACGCCGGTCCGGGCGGCGCGTGGCGGCAGCGCTGGCCGTCACTGACGCTCCGCTCGGCGAATCATGTGCACGACCTGCCCGGCTGGGGCCTCCAGGACGCGCTGGGCACCGAGTGCGATGACATTCCGGCCGCCACCGGCGTCGCGCAGTACTTCGGCGAGTACGAGAAGCGGTTCGGGATCGACGTGCATCGGCCCGCCCACGTCGCGTCGGTCTCGCGGTGCGACGGCGGCTACCTCGTCGCCGGGCACGGCGCCGACGGCCCCTTCGAGTACCGTGCCGCCGCCGTCATCAACTGCACAGGCACATGGGACCGGCCCTTCTGGCCGACGGTGGCGGGCGCACCGTCGTTCCGCGGGACCCAGCTGCACGCGCACGACTACCGCACCGCCGAGCCCTTCGCCGGCAAGCGGGTCGCCGTCGTCGGCGCCGGGATCACCGCGGTGCAGCTGCTGCTGGAGATCGCCGAGGTCGCGGAGACGGCCTGGTTCACCCGCCGCGAGGTGCAGTGGGACACCACGCCCTTCGATCCCGACAAGGGGCGCCGCGCCGTCGCGCGCGTCGAGGAACGGGTGCGGGCGGGCCTGCCGCCCGGATCCGTCGTCTCGGTGACGGGCCTGCCCATGACCGACGCCATGCGCCGCGGCATCGAGGCCGGGGTGCTGGTCCGGCGCCCGATGTTCGCCTCGCTCTCGCCCGACGGTCCGCTGCTGGCCGACGGCACGCTCGTCCCCGCCGACGTGATCCTGTGGTGCACCGGTTTCCGCTACTCGATGGACCACCTGGCGCCGCTGAACCTGCGCTCCCCCGGCGGCGGCATCGTCATGACCGGGCGGCTGGCGACCGAGGTCGCCGGCGAGCCGCGGCTGCACCTGCTGGGCTACGGCCCGTCCGCGTCGACGATCGGCGCCAACCGCGCGGGGCGGGAGGCGGCGCGGGCGATCGCCGAGGCTGTCGGCGTGGACGCGTCCGGCGCTGAGGGCCGGCCGGCGCGGGAATGA
- a CDS encoding antitoxin, with the protein MDFKDLANKAKDALGKNPNIIDKAGDFIDGKTDGKYSAQVDKAQDAAKKFAGGQQGQQDQQGPQGQQQ; encoded by the coding sequence ATGGATTTCAAGGATCTCGCGAACAAGGCCAAGGACGCCCTCGGCAAGAACCCGAACATCATCGACAAGGCCGGTGACTTCATCGACGGCAAGACCGACGGCAAGTACTCCGCGCAGGTGGACAAGGCGCAGGACGCCGCGAAGAAGTTCGCCGGCGGCCAGCAGGGCCAGCAGGATCAGCAGGGCCCCCAGGGCCAGCAGCAGTAA
- a CDS encoding VWA domain-containing protein gives MGRHDAPGESAPEKPRGRNLARLLLGAGLVAILVAGIVAIVGGKFAGCGATNTVTVMADPALAAAARSQASLASDRCTTIAVTEAPDRESAGRLAGGGADLWLAPSRLRADAVSAQLGRELPTTVVAGSPIVLAGTAIPQPASWSEAMTQATIRAVPADSPYADAPVAAAVAESSRPGAGAGDDQALNAVLAQYAQAAKRVSGEPVAAAAAEGGVVAVPEYAYLAEKKGRGELAAVVPKTGAPRDELLLAVAATGDRKAAATAAGERLTKAFTSADGLAALARDGLRGTALAEAPSGGVGAVTALPDPDRARLARAEQTYSTLAVPLKALVVVDTSGSMNEKVGDTTRIGMLASGFTKVVTQIPEANAVGLWTFALATNGGKDWTEVVPTARLSDKRGPTTQRQALLDGVNSLPGRVRGGTGLYDTTLAAYRQAVKDFDPAYSNSLILLSDGGNEKNGGTTLDELVAELKKLVDPARPVNIHTVGISKDADLPALKKIADATGGTAQSADTEQQMLADFVNAVAKRAK, from the coding sequence ATGGGTCGTCATGACGCGCCGGGTGAATCGGCGCCGGAGAAGCCGCGCGGGCGCAATCTCGCGCGGCTTCTGCTCGGGGCCGGGCTGGTCGCGATCCTCGTGGCCGGCATCGTCGCCATCGTCGGCGGGAAGTTCGCCGGCTGCGGCGCGACGAACACCGTCACGGTGATGGCCGATCCGGCGCTCGCCGCGGCCGCGCGGTCGCAGGCGTCGCTCGCCTCAGACAGGTGCACCACCATCGCGGTCACCGAGGCACCCGACCGCGAGTCCGCCGGGCGCCTGGCGGGCGGCGGGGCCGACCTCTGGCTCGCCCCGTCGCGGCTGCGCGCCGACGCCGTCTCCGCCCAGCTCGGCCGCGAGCTGCCGACCACCGTCGTGGCCGGTTCCCCGATCGTGCTGGCGGGCACCGCGATCCCGCAGCCCGCGAGCTGGTCCGAGGCCATGACCCAGGCGACGATCCGCGCCGTCCCCGCGGACTCCCCGTACGCCGACGCACCCGTCGCGGCGGCCGTCGCCGAGTCCTCCCGGCCCGGCGCCGGCGCCGGCGACGATCAGGCGCTCAACGCGGTGCTGGCCCAGTACGCGCAAGCCGCCAAGCGCGTGAGCGGCGAGCCCGTCGCGGCCGCGGCCGCCGAGGGCGGCGTCGTGGCGGTGCCCGAGTACGCCTACCTCGCGGAGAAGAAGGGCCGCGGCGAGCTCGCCGCCGTCGTGCCGAAGACCGGCGCCCCGCGCGACGAGCTCCTGCTCGCCGTCGCCGCCACCGGCGACCGCAAGGCCGCGGCGACCGCGGCCGGCGAGCGCCTCACCAAGGCCTTCACCTCCGCCGACGGCCTCGCGGCCCTCGCCCGCGACGGCCTGCGCGGCACCGCGCTGGCGGAGGCACCGTCGGGCGGCGTGGGCGCGGTGACCGCGCTCCCGGACCCCGACCGCGCCCGGCTGGCCCGCGCGGAGCAGACCTACTCGACCCTCGCCGTGCCGCTCAAGGCGCTCGTGGTGGTCGACACCTCCGGCTCGATGAACGAGAAGGTCGGCGACACGACCCGCATCGGGATGCTCGCCTCCGGCTTCACCAAGGTGGTCACCCAGATCCCCGAGGCCAACGCCGTCGGCCTGTGGACCTTCGCTCTCGCGACGAACGGCGGCAAGGACTGGACCGAGGTCGTGCCCACCGCGCGGCTGTCCGACAAGCGCGGCCCGACGACCCAGCGGCAGGCGCTGCTCGACGGGGTGAACTCCCTGCCCGGCCGCGTCCGCGGCGGCACCGGCCTCTACGACACGACGCTCGCCGCCTACCGGCAGGCCGTCAAGGACTTCGACCCCGCCTACTCCAACTCGCTGATCCTGCTGTCCGACGGCGGCAACGAGAAGAACGGCGGCACCACCCTCGACGAGCTGGTGGCGGAGCTGAAGAAGCTGGTGGACCCGGCGCGGCCGGTGAACATCCACACCGTCGGCATCAGCAAGGACGCCGACCTGCCCGCCCTGAAGAAGATCGCGGACGCCACCGGTGGCACCGCCCAGTCGGCCGACACGGAGCAGCAGATGCTCGCGGACTTCGTCAACGCCGTCGCCAAGCGCGCGAAGTAG
- a CDS encoding pyridoxamine 5'-phosphate oxidase family protein, with protein sequence MPNNHYHHLVFGDDALDRQRRNGSYVAYGRQLERGDDGPQALTDRELLMITRADQFCLATVTPQGWPYLQYRSGPAGFVQHDPATGRLGFIDVPGNNQFVTLGNLADDDRLAMFFVDYPRRVRLKVFGRGTVRETEDRRVIEIAVEAYDWNCQRSIIPRFDREYLKQLGEAYQKVAAEREAELQAEIDRLRARVAELEG encoded by the coding sequence GTGCCGAACAATCACTACCACCACCTGGTCTTCGGCGACGACGCCCTGGATCGCCAGCGCCGCAACGGCAGCTACGTGGCCTACGGTCGGCAGCTCGAGCGCGGCGACGACGGGCCGCAGGCACTCACCGACCGCGAACTGCTCATGATCACCCGTGCCGACCAGTTCTGCCTAGCCACCGTGACCCCGCAGGGCTGGCCCTACCTGCAGTACCGCAGCGGCCCGGCGGGCTTCGTGCAGCACGATCCCGCGACGGGCCGGCTCGGCTTCATCGACGTGCCGGGCAACAACCAGTTCGTCACGCTGGGCAACCTCGCGGACGACGACCGGCTCGCCATGTTCTTCGTCGACTACCCGCGGCGCGTGCGGCTCAAGGTCTTCGGCCGCGGAACGGTGCGCGAGACCGAGGATCGCCGGGTGATCGAGATCGCCGTCGAGGCCTACGACTGGAACTGCCAGCGCAGCATCATCCCGCGCTTCGACCGCGAGTACCTCAAGCAGCTGGGGGAGGCGTACCAGAAGGTCGCCGCCGAGCGCGAGGCCGAGCTGCAGGCCGAGATCGACCGGCTGCGCGCCCGCGTCGCCGAGCTGGAGGGCTGA
- the rnhA gene encoding ribonuclease HI, which yields MADEIVIYTDGACLGNPGPGGWGAVLRFGEHQKELYGAEKDTTNNRMELMGAISALEAITRPMPVVLYTDSSYVKNGITKWIAGWKRNGWKTSAKQPVKNAELWQRLEQAAAQYEIDWRWVKGHAGNEGNELADQLASRGAQEARDN from the coding sequence GTGGCGGACGAGATCGTGATCTACACCGACGGCGCGTGCTTGGGGAATCCCGGGCCGGGAGGCTGGGGCGCGGTGCTGCGCTTCGGCGAGCACCAGAAGGAGCTGTACGGCGCCGAGAAGGACACGACGAACAACCGCATGGAGCTCATGGGCGCCATCTCGGCGCTCGAGGCGATCACGCGGCCGATGCCGGTGGTGCTGTACACCGACAGCTCGTACGTGAAGAACGGCATCACCAAGTGGATCGCCGGCTGGAAGCGCAACGGCTGGAAGACCTCCGCCAAGCAGCCCGTGAAGAACGCCGAGCTGTGGCAGCGCCTGGAGCAGGCCGCGGCGCAGTACGAGATCGACTGGCGCTGGGTGAAGGGGCACGCGGGCAACGAGGGCAACGAGCTCGCCGACCAGCTGGCCTCCCGCGGCGCGCAGGAGGCGCGGGACAACTAG
- a CDS encoding metallophosphoesterase produces MPTGVIGVLIVTLGSLALVQWRVVRGWSSRAARIAGTVAVVVAALLTLAAPVGLLAGNGRIDPDRVRWISAAGLTWLATVFYLLLTLLVLGVLWVLTRLVRLVRPGFDGAPLRRAVALVGVVGAVAATLYGLVEAATPRVTHTQVKLASMPAAFGPLKVALITDIHAGPVRTRGFVQGVVDRANAERPDLVLMAGDLIDGTVAQIGDDLTPLRDLRAPLGVFAVTGNHEYYAGDVVNWVQRWRDVGVTPLTNASARLERGGATVTLVGANDRTGKAPHEVDYDAAFAGVDPAGFTVAIAHEPLQGREFAKRGADLQVAGHTHGGQIWPFRYFVRLQQPALQGLESVDGMPVYTSRGAGAWGPPVRVAAPPEIAILELTAA; encoded by the coding sequence GTGCCCACCGGCGTCATCGGGGTTCTCATCGTCACACTGGGTTCGCTGGCCCTCGTCCAGTGGCGCGTCGTGCGCGGCTGGAGTTCGCGCGCTGCGCGCATCGCGGGCACCGTCGCGGTGGTCGTCGCCGCGCTCCTCACGCTGGCCGCGCCCGTCGGGCTGCTCGCCGGCAACGGCCGCATCGACCCCGACCGCGTCCGCTGGATCAGCGCCGCGGGCCTCACCTGGCTCGCGACGGTCTTCTACCTGCTGCTCACCCTGCTGGTCCTCGGTGTGCTGTGGGTGCTCACCCGGCTGGTCCGGCTCGTCCGTCCCGGGTTCGACGGTGCGCCGCTGCGTCGCGCCGTCGCGCTCGTGGGCGTGGTGGGCGCGGTCGCCGCGACGCTGTACGGGCTGGTGGAGGCCGCGACGCCGCGCGTCACGCACACGCAGGTGAAGCTGGCGTCGATGCCCGCCGCGTTCGGCCCGCTCAAGGTCGCGCTGATCACCGACATCCACGCCGGCCCGGTGCGCACCCGCGGGTTCGTGCAGGGCGTCGTCGACCGGGCCAACGCCGAGCGGCCCGACCTGGTGCTGATGGCCGGCGACCTCATCGACGGCACCGTCGCGCAGATCGGCGACGACCTGACGCCGCTGCGCGACCTGCGCGCCCCGCTCGGCGTCTTCGCCGTGACCGGCAACCACGAGTACTACGCGGGCGACGTCGTGAACTGGGTGCAGCGCTGGCGGGACGTCGGGGTCACGCCCCTCACCAACGCCTCCGCCCGCCTCGAGCGGGGCGGCGCGACGGTGACGCTCGTGGGCGCCAACGACCGCACGGGCAAGGCGCCCCACGAGGTGGACTACGACGCGGCCTTCGCCGGCGTCGATCCCGCCGGCTTCACCGTGGCCATCGCGCACGAGCCGCTGCAGGGGCGGGAGTTCGCGAAGCGCGGCGCGGATCTGCAGGTCGCGGGGCACACGCACGGCGGCCAGATCTGGCCCTTCCGGTACTTCGTCCGGCTGCAGCAGCCGGCCCTGCAGGGGCTGGAATCCGTCGACGGGATGCCCGTCTACACCAGTCGCGGCGCCGGGGCCTGGGGCCCGCCGGTACGCGTGGCCGCGCCGCCGGAGATCGCGATTCTGGAGCTGACCGCGGCCTGA
- a CDS encoding DNA-formamidopyrimidine glycosylase family protein, which yields MPELPEITAIADYVGAKAVGTQVRRVDVAALSVLKTYAPGPHDLVGATVTGTRRIGKYFILDARKGDEALVLVVHLSRAGWLRWSDKLSPTPLRPGGKSPIALRVHVGPEGEGFDLTEAGTQKRLAVWIVHDPQEIEMVATLGPDALAVTRDEFGAILAGSRAQLKTLLRDQRTLAGIGNAYSDEILHTAKLSPFAAAKSLDEAQADALYAAMRSELEDAVERSVGQHVATLKAEKRSGMKVHARTGSPCPVCGDTVREVSFADRSFQYCATCQTGGKVLADRRMSKLLK from the coding sequence ATGCCGGAGCTTCCCGAGATCACCGCGATCGCGGACTACGTGGGCGCCAAGGCCGTCGGCACGCAGGTCCGGCGGGTCGACGTGGCGGCGCTGTCCGTGCTCAAGACCTACGCGCCGGGCCCGCACGACCTCGTCGGGGCCACCGTGACCGGCACCCGCCGGATCGGCAAGTACTTCATCCTCGATGCGCGCAAGGGCGACGAGGCCCTCGTCCTCGTCGTGCACCTCTCGCGTGCGGGGTGGCTGCGCTGGTCCGACAAGCTCTCCCCGACGCCGCTCAGACCGGGCGGGAAGTCGCCCATCGCGCTGCGCGTGCACGTCGGGCCCGAGGGGGAGGGCTTCGACCTCACCGAGGCGGGCACGCAGAAGCGGCTCGCGGTGTGGATCGTGCACGACCCGCAGGAGATCGAGATGGTCGCGACGCTCGGCCCCGACGCGCTCGCCGTGACCCGCGACGAGTTCGGTGCGATCCTCGCCGGCTCGCGGGCGCAGCTCAAGACTCTGCTGCGCGACCAGCGCACGCTCGCCGGCATCGGCAACGCCTACTCCGACGAGATCCTGCACACCGCCAAGCTCTCGCCGTTCGCGGCGGCGAAATCGCTCGACGAGGCGCAGGCCGACGCCCTGTACGCCGCAATGCGGTCCGAGCTCGAGGACGCGGTCGAGCGGTCCGTCGGGCAGCACGTCGCCACGCTCAAGGCGGAGAAGCGCTCGGGGATGAAGGTGCACGCCCGCACCGGCAGCCCGTGCCCCGTCTGCGGCGACACCGTGCGCGAGGTCTCCTTCGCCGACCGCTCCTTCCAGTACTGCGCCACCTGCCAGACGGGCGGCAAGGTGCTGGCGGACCGGCGGATGTCGAAACTGCTGAAATGA
- a CDS encoding enoyl-CoA hydratase has translation MIGYTLEEKVAVIEFQRPEARNALNPEIMDGLEAAFDRAEADGVFVIVLTGQGTVFSAGADLRSGAVLDKNFMERVIRFYRRVEAMKQILVAAVNGPAVGAGVQMAMLADLRVLDPSATIAIPAAKLGVTIDKWTLRRLEDLVGGGHARGVLMAAQKIGAEKLLDLGFANAIGDREAALEFARGVAGLAPLSLQNYKALFKSDVAVEPLTEAEEARLHAVWDSEDLKEAIMARIEKRDPRFQGR, from the coding sequence ATGATTGGTTACACGCTGGAGGAGAAGGTCGCCGTCATCGAGTTCCAGCGCCCGGAAGCGCGGAACGCTCTCAACCCCGAGATCATGGACGGCCTGGAGGCGGCGTTCGACCGCGCGGAGGCCGACGGGGTCTTCGTCATCGTGCTCACGGGGCAGGGCACCGTGTTCTCCGCGGGGGCGGATCTGCGATCGGGCGCGGTGCTGGACAAGAACTTCATGGAGCGCGTCATCCGGTTCTACCGCCGGGTCGAGGCGATGAAGCAGATCCTGGTCGCCGCCGTCAACGGGCCGGCCGTCGGGGCGGGCGTGCAGATGGCGATGCTCGCGGACCTGCGCGTGCTGGACCCCAGCGCCACCATCGCGATCCCCGCCGCCAAACTCGGCGTTACGATCGACAAGTGGACGCTGCGCCGCCTCGAGGACCTGGTCGGCGGCGGCCATGCCCGCGGGGTGCTCATGGCCGCGCAGAAGATCGGTGCCGAGAAGCTGCTGGACCTGGGCTTCGCCAACGCGATCGGTGACCGCGAGGCCGCCCTCGAATTCGCCCGCGGCGTCGCGGGTCTCGCGCCGCTGTCGCTGCAGAACTACAAGGCGCTGTTCAAGAGCGACGTCGCCGTCGAGCCGCTCACCGAGGCCGAGGAGGCCCGGCTGCACGCGGTGTGGGACTCCGAGGACCTCAAGGAGGCCATCATGGCGCGGATCGAGAAGCGCGATCCGCGCTTCCAGGGGCGCTGA
- a CDS encoding MBL fold metallo-hydrolase, producing MRLGTVVTFAAGAAAGIAGAAGLRAADGLKRSMGAQVDTVYTNTDPDSPHQRFDAAKIARGVVGRARHGLGAPSRPIPLAADPSPEQASDLAVTWFGHSSVLIEVDGFRILADPVWGERVSPSPTIGPARLHPVPVALSALPHIDAVIISHDHYDHLDLPTIDELTRDRDVPFCVPVGVGGHLRAWGVPEDRIVELDWDQAHTLTRDGRSVKVVCTEARHFSGRGLTRNSTQWASWSLVGPEHAVFFGGDTGFTERFKLVGDHFGPFDLTLLPIGAYDPLWPDVHTNPEEAVAIHAMIAKPGAPLVPVHWATFNLAFHDWSEPVERLLAAAEEAGVATIIPMPGGRVDGAGGAITPGTGDWWSTVR from the coding sequence ATGCGGCTGGGCACCGTCGTCACGTTCGCCGCGGGCGCGGCCGCCGGGATCGCCGGCGCCGCGGGGCTCCGCGCCGCGGACGGCCTGAAGCGGTCGATGGGCGCGCAGGTCGACACGGTGTACACCAACACCGACCCGGACAGCCCGCACCAGCGGTTCGACGCTGCCAAGATCGCCCGCGGCGTCGTGGGCCGGGCGCGGCACGGGCTCGGGGCACCGTCGAGGCCGATCCCGCTGGCGGCCGACCCGAGCCCCGAGCAGGCCTCCGACCTGGCCGTGACCTGGTTCGGGCACTCGTCGGTGCTCATCGAGGTCGACGGTTTCCGCATCCTCGCCGACCCGGTCTGGGGCGAGCGGGTGTCCCCGTCGCCGACGATCGGCCCCGCGCGCCTGCACCCCGTGCCGGTGGCGCTGAGCGCGCTGCCGCACATCGACGCGGTGATCATCAGCCACGACCACTACGACCACCTCGACCTGCCCACCATCGACGAGCTCACCCGCGACCGGGACGTGCCCTTCTGCGTGCCCGTCGGCGTCGGCGGGCACCTGCGCGCGTGGGGCGTGCCGGAGGACCGGATCGTCGAGCTGGACTGGGACCAGGCGCACACCCTGACCCGCGACGGCAGGAGCGTCAAGGTGGTCTGCACCGAGGCCCGGCACTTCTCCGGCCGGGGCCTGACCCGCAACTCCACGCAGTGGGCGTCGTGGTCGCTCGTCGGCCCGGAGCACGCCGTCTTCTTCGGCGGCGACACCGGCTTCACGGAGCGGTTCAAGCTGGTCGGCGACCACTTCGGCCCGTTCGACCTGACGCTGCTGCCGATCGGCGCCTACGACCCGCTCTGGCCCGACGTGCACACCAACCCGGAGGAGGCCGTCGCGATCCACGCGATGATCGCCAAGCCCGGCGCCCCGCTGGTGCCGGTCCACTGGGCCACGTTCAACCTCGCCTTCCACGACTGGTCCGAGCCCGTCGAGCGGCTCCTCGCCGCCGCGGAGGAGGCCGGGGTCGCCACGATCATCCCCATGCCGGGCGGCCGGGTCGACGGTGCCGGCGGGGCGATCACGCCTGGTACGGGCGACTGGTGGTCGACGGTCCGCTAG
- the cobF gene encoding precorrin-6A synthase (deacetylating), producing MTRSALVIGIGAGDPGHVTVGAIDAMRTADALFVLDKPNAGTLTGIRQEIVDRFAPDTPVVLVPDPPRDRSAERGASRPDGAYAANVADWHDARARALAAAIAEHVPDGGNAGFLVWGDPSLYDSTLRVLDRVADSLPLAPKVIPGITSVQALTAAHAILLNRVGEPIHITTGRRLHEDDGRNTVVMLDADCTFRETAEPTDHIYWGAYLGTPDEILLDGPVGEVGDLIARTRAEARAKHGWIMDVYLLRRP from the coding sequence GTGACCCGCAGCGCTCTGGTCATCGGCATCGGCGCCGGCGACCCGGGGCACGTCACCGTGGGCGCGATCGACGCGATGCGCACCGCCGACGCCCTGTTCGTCCTCGACAAGCCGAACGCGGGCACGCTCACCGGCATCCGGCAGGAGATCGTCGACCGGTTCGCGCCCGACACCCCCGTCGTGCTCGTGCCCGACCCGCCGCGGGACCGGTCCGCCGAGCGCGGCGCCTCCCGGCCCGACGGTGCCTACGCCGCCAACGTCGCCGACTGGCACGACGCGCGGGCGCGGGCGCTGGCGGCGGCGATCGCCGAGCACGTCCCCGACGGCGGGAACGCCGGCTTCCTGGTGTGGGGCGACCCGTCGCTGTACGACTCGACCCTGCGGGTCCTGGACCGCGTGGCCGACTCACTCCCGCTGGCGCCGAAGGTGATCCCCGGCATCACCAGTGTCCAGGCCCTCACCGCCGCGCACGCGATCCTGCTCAACCGGGTGGGCGAGCCGATCCACATCACCACCGGCCGGCGCCTGCACGAGGACGACGGCCGCAACACCGTCGTCATGCTCGACGCCGACTGCACCTTCCGTGAGACCGCCGAGCCCACCGACCACATCTACTGGGGCGCCTACCTGGGCACGCCCGACGAGATCCTCCTCGACGGCCCCGTCGGCGAGGTGGGCGACCTGATCGCCCGCACGCGCGCCGAGGCCCGCGCGAAGCACGGCTGGATCATGGACGTCTACCTGCTCCGCCGCCCCTGA
- a CDS encoding DUF2510 domain-containing protein has product MAIRASTDVGPVRVSVAPSTRARRTPAPARRVPVLKLPATRVPAGFALPRRADLPPPVAPAGWYPDPEDAARMRWWNGTKWTRRFADPGATPAAAPGTRVRARTADAPPRLRPARRPTKRRLLPNVEFSGPRGAQGPVRRRRTRRSERD; this is encoded by the coding sequence ATGGCGATTCGCGCGAGCACCGACGTCGGGCCGGTCAGGGTGAGTGTGGCGCCCTCGACGCGCGCCCGGCGCACACCCGCGCCCGCCCGTCGCGTTCCCGTGCTGAAGCTGCCCGCCACCCGCGTCCCCGCGGGATTCGCGCTCCCGCGGCGAGCCGACCTGCCGCCGCCGGTCGCGCCCGCGGGCTGGTACCCCGATCCCGAGGACGCCGCGCGGATGCGCTGGTGGAACGGCACGAAGTGGACCCGCCGGTTCGCCGACCCCGGCGCGACGCCGGCCGCCGCCCCGGGCACGCGGGTCCGCGCCCGCACGGCCGACGCCCCGCCGCGGCTGCGCCCCGCGCGCCGGCCCACGAAGCGTCGCCTGCTTCCCAACGTCGAGTTCTCGGGGCCTCGAGGTGCGCAGGGACCTGTCCGACGCCGCAGAACTCGACGTTCGGAGCGCGACTAG
- a CDS encoding TetR/AcrR family transcriptional regulator: MTAALQPTDDPKGRAKTRRRLIRAAYLVFAQHGYGSTNVTMVCEAAGFTRGAFYSNFTSLEELFIEVWRFHVQWIMDVMAKVVDTYVVQGADYGKLIEMAVRAIPVNERWQRVNGDFVALCTRTPELNQTVRDAQQMLLANMIPTVMHVLEAAGRRVTKPEALGYALLAVHEGTASYCVIDPDSETLKQNRIDLLTATLNMYSEPMQ, translated from the coding sequence ATGACCGCGGCGCTGCAACCGACGGACGATCCCAAGGGTCGCGCGAAGACCCGTCGGCGGCTGATCCGGGCGGCATACCTGGTGTTCGCGCAGCACGGCTACGGCTCGACGAACGTCACCATGGTGTGCGAGGCGGCCGGCTTCACCCGCGGCGCCTTCTACTCCAACTTCACCAGCCTCGAGGAGCTGTTCATCGAGGTCTGGCGGTTCCACGTGCAGTGGATCATGGACGTGATGGCCAAGGTCGTCGACACCTACGTGGTGCAGGGCGCCGACTACGGCAAGCTCATCGAGATGGCCGTCCGCGCGATCCCCGTCAATGAGCGCTGGCAGCGCGTGAACGGCGACTTCGTGGCGCTGTGCACCCGCACGCCCGAGCTCAACCAGACGGTCCGCGACGCGCAGCAGATGCTCCTGGCGAACATGATCCCCACCGTCATGCACGTGCTGGAGGCCGCCGGCCGCCGCGTCACCAAGCCCGAGGCGCTCGGCTACGCGCTCCTCGCCGTGCACGAGGGCACCGCGTCGTACTGCGTCATCGACCCGGACAGCGAGACCCTCAAGCAGAACCGCATCGACCTGCTCACCGCGACGCTCAACATGTACAGCGAGCCGATGCAGTGA